A section of the Clostridium sp. TW13 genome encodes:
- a CDS encoding ABC transporter ATP-binding protein: MERKAEAKEVSFLKILRKIGPLVVMACPVYCIMNTIIAVFHGVSFGLNTVMTQKFFDAVTNLVKGSATLKTTIIMLGLLCLTLVSSQILNGVSNFLTGNLGKKLVGKMTIILNRKSSKLNAVNFENPLLLDDINKAKKGLENGVYLIMMLFFIVSFYIPYFLFMGVYLYSLKPILSISLVLIFIPVALAQFVKIKIFANLEDQVAPVRREYEYYERCIKDREYFKETRLLGAFGYFKSLYSSSLGSLNKSIWKAERKSGLIEIGLKIVTLAGYIGILILLFDALMDGSISVGAFGAVFSSIGFMFDIMEEIITMHIGTITRNLGTVKNLVRFLEMPERIGEDIEINSVPEISLKNASFSYPGADKKSLEEISLDVKSGETIAIVGENGAGKSTIVRLMTGLYIPTEGKVFFNGVDTSKISAQSIYKGISGVFQKFQKYKMTLEENVSISNTDVLCNEELLNIAADKADLEINSDRFPEEYKTMLSREFDGVDLSGGQWQRIAIARGFYKAHNMIILDEPTAAIDPVEETKIYNKFKEMSVGKTAVIVTHRLGSAKIADRILVMDAGKIVQVGTHDELIAVEGKYKDMYEAQSKWYIEECS; this comes from the coding sequence ATGGAAAGAAAAGCTGAAGCAAAGGAAGTTTCCTTTTTAAAGATATTAAGAAAAATAGGCCCACTAGTAGTTATGGCTTGCCCAGTATATTGTATAATGAATACTATAATTGCTGTGTTCCATGGTGTTTCATTTGGGCTTAATACTGTTATGACACAAAAATTTTTTGATGCAGTAACTAATTTAGTTAAAGGTAGTGCAACGTTAAAAACTACAATTATAATGTTAGGATTACTATGTTTAACCCTTGTTTCTAGTCAAATTTTAAATGGAGTTAGTAATTTTCTAACAGGTAACTTAGGAAAAAAGTTAGTAGGTAAGATGACAATAATTTTAAATAGAAAAAGTTCAAAATTAAATGCAGTTAATTTTGAAAATCCATTACTTCTTGATGATATAAATAAGGCTAAAAAAGGTTTAGAAAATGGCGTCTATTTAATTATGATGTTGTTTTTTATAGTATCTTTCTATATACCATATTTTCTTTTTATGGGAGTTTACTTGTATAGTTTGAAACCAATACTTTCAATATCCTTGGTGTTGATTTTTATTCCTGTTGCCTTAGCACAATTCGTAAAAATAAAAATATTTGCTAATTTAGAGGATCAGGTTGCACCAGTAAGAAGGGAATACGAATATTATGAAAGATGTATAAAAGATAGGGAGTATTTTAAAGAAACTAGACTTTTAGGGGCCTTTGGTTACTTTAAAAGTTTATATAGTTCATCCTTGGGAAGCTTAAATAAAAGTATATGGAAGGCAGAGAGAAAGTCTGGACTAATTGAAATTGGTCTTAAAATAGTAACACTTGCAGGTTATATAGGAATATTAATATTATTATTTGATGCATTAATGGATGGTTCAATATCAGTAGGAGCTTTCGGTGCGGTTTTTTCATCTATAGGATTTATGTTTGATATTATGGAAGAAATAATAACTATGCATATAGGAACAATTACTAGGAATTTAGGAACAGTAAAGAATCTTGTAAGATTTTTAGAAATGCCAGAGAGAATCGGAGAAGATATAGAAATAAATTCAGTTCCAGAAATATCTCTAAAGAATGCATCTTTTTCTTATCCTGGAGCAGATAAAAAGTCACTAGAAGAAATATCATTAGATGTTAAATCTGGAGAGACTATAGCCATAGTAGGAGAAAATGGTGCAGGAAAAAGTACTATAGTTAGACTTATGACTGGCTTATACATTCCAACAGAGGGAAAAGTATTTTTTAATGGAGTGGATACTTCAAAAATATCAGCCCAATCAATTTATAAAGGAATATCTGGAGTATTTCAGAAATTCCAAAAATACAAGATGACTTTGGAGGAGAATGTTTCTATAAGTAATACAGATGTACTTTGCAATGAAGAATTATTAAATATAGCAGCAGATAAGGCTGATTTAGAAATAAATTCAGATAGATTTCCAGAAGAATATAAAACCATGCTATCAAGAGAGTTTGATGGGGTGGATTTATCAGGTGGACAGTGGCAAAGAATAGCTATAGCAAGAGGTTTTTACAAGGCACACAATATGATTATACTTGATGAACCTACAGCAGCTATAGATCCTGTAGAGGAGACAAAAATCTATAATAAGTTTAAAGAAATGTCAGTGGGAAAAACAGCTGTAATAGTTACTCATAGACTAGGATCTGCAAAAATAGCAGACAGAATCCTAGTAATGGATGCAGGAAAAATAGTACAAGTTGGAACTCATGATGAACTCATTGCAGTAGAAGGCAAATATAAGGATATGTATGAAGCTCAAAGCAAGTGGTATATAGAGGAATGCAGTTAG
- a CDS encoding ABC transporter ATP-binding protein, with protein MKLEKQKYGLGDIVKIPLKSAPISATLMGVLNLFQGLIPTIQLLITAQFLDTAIAIFNKKQDASSIITPLILLSLTIAYTWISYQIIKFSEVKLENKLRQNFRVFLVEKIANLKYKHIESQDSWDLISRVVKEPEIQCRNAYDQLLAMISMILRIVGILAILFAKVWWSGLFIVAISAPLFYIALKGGKASYEANRETEKFKRKVEYLGEVLNGRESVEERSLFGYSEEVNKKWHKQYETARGIEFKVNLIWFLKAKGGGVITAILSILIVFILISPVQKGLISVGLFISIVNSVFSLIQSLSWQLPQYGDQLAKNKEYLVDLTNFVKLDSKDGAVDKPSEDIKKLKTLEFKNVSFKYPGTDAYILKNISFIIEEGKHYAFVGVNGCGKTTITKLITGLYDEFEGEILLNGKSIKEYAQKDLKAMCSVVYQDFAKYFVSVRDNIALGNVNNDNQNEEIEKSIETIDLGKAIDELPKGIDTILGKIKSDGIDVSGGQWQRIAMARAIVSPAPLRILDEPTAALDPISESNMYERFEKISRGGTTIFISHRLGSTKLADEIFVIGNGDILEKGSHEELMDKDGVYAEMFESQRSWYL; from the coding sequence ATGAAATTAGAAAAACAAAAATATGGGTTAGGGGACATAGTAAAAATACCACTTAAAAGTGCACCCATATCTGCTACATTAATGGGGGTTTTAAATTTATTTCAAGGTTTGATTCCAACAATTCAATTATTGATTACAGCTCAATTTTTGGATACAGCTATTGCTATATTTAATAAAAAGCAAGATGCTTCAAGTATAATTACTCCATTAATATTATTATCCTTGACAATAGCTTATACATGGATTTCTTATCAAATTATAAAATTTTCTGAGGTAAAGCTTGAAAATAAGCTTAGACAAAACTTCAGGGTGTTTTTAGTTGAGAAAATAGCTAATTTAAAATATAAGCATATTGAAAGTCAAGATAGCTGGGATCTAATTTCAAGAGTAGTTAAGGAACCAGAAATTCAGTGCAGAAATGCTTACGATCAATTACTTGCTATGATTTCAATGATACTTAGGATTGTAGGTATTCTCGCTATATTATTTGCTAAAGTATGGTGGTCAGGTTTATTTATTGTTGCAATTTCAGCACCTTTATTTTATATAGCATTAAAAGGTGGAAAAGCGAGTTATGAAGCCAATAGAGAAACTGAAAAATTCAAAAGAAAAGTTGAATATCTAGGAGAGGTTTTAAATGGAAGAGAGTCAGTAGAAGAGAGAAGTCTTTTTGGATATTCAGAAGAAGTAAATAAAAAGTGGCATAAGCAATATGAGACTGCTAGAGGTATAGAGTTTAAGGTTAACTTAATTTGGTTTTTAAAAGCTAAAGGTGGCGGTGTTATTACAGCAATTTTATCTATATTAATAGTATTTATTTTAATCAGTCCAGTTCAAAAAGGATTGATATCAGTTGGTTTATTTATCTCAATAGTTAATAGCGTTTTTAGCTTAATACAAAGTTTATCATGGCAGCTTCCACAGTATGGAGATCAATTGGCTAAAAATAAGGAATATCTAGTTGACCTAACTAATTTTGTTAAACTTGATAGTAAGGATGGAGCTGTGGACAAACCTTCAGAAGATATTAAGAAGTTAAAAACTTTGGAGTTTAAAAATGTCTCTTTTAAATATCCAGGAACAGATGCCTATATATTAAAAAATATATCTTTTATTATAGAAGAAGGAAAACACTATGCTTTTGTAGGGGTGAATGGATGTGGTAAAACCACTATAACTAAGTTAATTACAGGTTTATATGATGAATTTGAAGGAGAAATATTACTTAATGGAAAAAGCATTAAAGAATATGCTCAAAAAGATTTAAAGGCAATGTGCTCCGTTGTGTATCAAGACTTTGCTAAGTATTTTGTTTCTGTAAGAGATAATATAGCATTAGGAAATGTAAATAATGATAATCAAAATGAAGAAATAGAGAAATCTATTGAGACAATAGATTTAGGAAAAGCAATTGATGAATTGCCAAAGGGAATAGATACAATTTTAGGAAAGATAAAAAGTGATGGTATAGACGTATCTGGGGGACAATGGCAGCGTATAGCTATGGCAAGAGCAATTGTAAGTCCAGCTCCTCTTAGAATTCTAGATGAGCCAACAGCAGCGTTAGATCCTATCAGTGAAAGTAACATGTATGAAAGATTTGAGAAAATCAGTAGAGGTGGAACAACTATTTTTATAAGTCATCGTTTAGGTTCAACTAAGCTAGCTGATGAAATATTTGTTATTGGAAATGGTGATATTTTGGAAAAAGGCTCTCATGAAGAACTTATGGATAAAGATGGTGTTTATGCTGAAATGTTCGAGAGTCAAAGGAGTTGGTATTTATAA
- the fba gene encoding class II fructose-1,6-bisphosphate aldolase produces the protein MLVSAKEMLNKARDGKYAVGQFNINNLEWTKAVLLTAQENNSPVILGVSEGAGKYMGGYHAIVGMVNGLLEDLKITVPVALHLDHGSYEGAFKTIEAGFSSVMFDGSHYPIAENIEKTKELVKLAAEKGISLEAEVGSIGGEEDGVVGAGEIADPNECKSIADLGVTMLAAGIGNIHGKYPANWKGLDFKALAAIKELTGDMPLVLHGGTGIPAEMIKEAISLGVAKINVNTECQLSFAEATRKYIEAGKDLEGKGFDPRKLLAPGFEAIKATVKEKMDLFGSVNKA, from the coding sequence ATGTTAGTTTCAGCTAAAGAAATGTTAAACAAGGCTAGAGATGGAAAATATGCTGTTGGTCAATTCAATATCAACAACTTAGAATGGACAAAAGCAGTTTTATTAACTGCACAAGAAAACAACTCACCAGTTATACTTGGTGTTTCTGAAGGTGCAGGAAAATATATGGGTGGATATCACGCTATAGTTGGAATGGTTAATGGTTTATTAGAAGACCTTAAAATCACTGTTCCAGTTGCATTACACTTAGATCACGGTAGCTACGAAGGAGCTTTTAAAACTATAGAAGCTGGTTTCTCTTCAGTTATGTTCGATGGTTCTCACTATCCAATAGCAGAAAACATTGAAAAGACTAAAGAATTAGTTAAACTTGCTGCTGAAAAAGGAATATCTTTAGAAGCAGAAGTTGGATCAATCGGTGGAGAAGAAGATGGAGTTGTTGGAGCTGGCGAAATTGCAGATCCAAACGAATGTAAATCAATCGCTGATCTAGGAGTTACAATGTTAGCTGCTGGTATCGGAAATATCCACGGAAAATATCCAGCAAACTGGAAGGGATTAGATTTCAAAGCATTAGCTGCAATCAAAGAACTTACAGGAGATATGCCACTAGTTCTTCACGGAGGTACTGGTATCCCTGCTGAAATGATTAAAGAAGCTATATCTTTAGGAGTTGCTAAAATCAATGTTAACACTGAATGTCAATTATCATTCGCAGAAGCTACTCGTAAATATATAGAAGCTGGAAAAGACTTAGAAGGAAAAGGATTTGACCCTCGTAAGTTATTAGCTCCAGGATTCGAAGCAATCAAAGCTACAGTTAAAGAAAAGATGGATCTTTTCGGTTCTGTAAACAAAGCTTAA
- the hisE gene encoding phosphoribosyl-ATP diphosphatase, whose protein sequence is MDSVLEGLYEIIKQRKDNPEEGSYTSYLFNKGLDKILKKVGEESTEVIIASKNADSKETVLEICDLAYHILVMMAEQGISLDEVKKELEVRRNKTGNLKSERKAVENL, encoded by the coding sequence ATGGATAGTGTATTAGAAGGTTTATATGAAATAATAAAACAAAGAAAAGATAATCCGGAGGAAGGGTCGTATACATCATACCTATTTAATAAAGGATTAGATAAAATTCTTAAAAAGGTTGGAGAAGAGAGTACAGAAGTAATAATTGCTTCTAAAAATGCAGATAGCAAAGAGACTGTGCTTGAAATCTGTGATTTAGCTTATCATATCTTGGTTATGATGGCTGAGCAAGGGATTAGTTTAGATGAAGTTAAGAAAGAGTTAGAAGTAAGAAGGAACAAGACTGGTAATTTAAAGAGTGAGAGAAAAGCTGTTGAGAATCTATAA
- the hisI gene encoding phosphoribosyl-AMP cyclohydrolase, with amino-acid sequence MTGNLLHEIDWKKCNGLIPAIIQDKQTKDVLMMGYMNEESLSKTLETGFTWFYSRTRQELWNKGATSGHYQKVGDIFLDCDGDTLLVLVDQQGVACHTGEKTCFFRKFY; translated from the coding sequence ATGACAGGTAATTTGCTACATGAAATTGATTGGAAAAAGTGTAATGGATTGATTCCAGCTATAATTCAAGACAAGCAAACTAAAGATGTATTAATGATGGGGTACATGAATGAAGAGAGTCTTAGCAAGACTTTAGAAACAGGATTTACTTGGTTTTATAGCAGAACCAGACAAGAGCTTTGGAACAAGGGAGCTACTTCTGGACATTATCAAAAGGTTGGAGATATATTTTTAGATTGTGATGGTGATACTCTTTTAGTACTGGTAGATCAACAAGGTGTAGCTTGCCACACAGGAGAAAAAACTTGTTTTTTTAGAAAGTTTTATTAA
- the hisF gene encoding imidazole glycerol phosphate synthase subunit HisF, translated as MHTKRIIPCLDVKDGKVVKGVNFLGLKEVGDPVELATFYNQQGADELVFLDITATHEGRGIMEDMVRRVAERIFIPFTVGGGLRNLDDMKAILRAGADKISLNSAAIKDSQLVKQGAEYFGSQCIVVAIDGKRRADGTGWNVFINGGRIDTGLDLLEWAKKVRDLGCGEILLTSMDADGTKQGFDLELTRRVSEIVDIPVIASGGCGDISHFYDAFNEGKADAALAASLFHYGELQINEVKEYLKEKKIPVRM; from the coding sequence ATGCATACTAAAAGAATAATTCCTTGTCTAGATGTTAAAGATGGTAAAGTCGTTAAGGGAGTAAACTTTTTAGGACTCAAAGAAGTTGGAGATCCAGTGGAGCTTGCTACTTTCTACAACCAGCAAGGTGCAGATGAATTGGTTTTTCTAGATATAACTGCAACTCATGAGGGAAGAGGAATAATGGAAGATATGGTTAGACGTGTGGCAGAGCGTATTTTTATTCCTTTTACTGTTGGAGGAGGGCTTAGGAACTTAGATGATATGAAGGCAATTTTAAGAGCTGGTGCAGATAAAATATCATTAAATTCTGCAGCCATAAAAGATTCTCAACTAGTAAAGCAAGGGGCAGAATATTTTGGGTCTCAATGCATAGTGGTTGCTATTGATGGAAAAAGAAGAGCAGATGGAACTGGATGGAACGTGTTTATTAATGGAGGAAGAATAGACACTGGGTTAGATCTTTTGGAATGGGCGAAGAAAGTTAGAGATTTGGGATGCGGTGAAATTCTTTTGACCTCTATGGATGCTGATGGAACAAAACAGGGATTTGATTTGGAGTTGACAAGAAGAGTATCAGAAATAGTTGATATACCTGTAATTGCATCAGGTGGTTGTGGTGATATATCTCATTTCTACGATGCATTTAATGAAGGAAAAGCAGATGCAGCTTTAGCAGCATCATTATTTCATTATGGAGAACTTCAAATTAATGAAGTGAAAGAATATTTAAAAGAAAAGAAGATACCAGTGAGGATGTGA
- the hisA gene encoding 1-(5-phosphoribosyl)-5-[(5-phosphoribosylamino)methylideneamino]imidazole-4-carboxamide isomerase — protein MIILPAIDIRGGKAVRLYKGDYDKEEVVDSDVVKRAKEFETLGAEYIHIVDLDGAKEGKTVNKELIFEVIKNVNVPIEIGGGIRNFETVKEYVENGVERVILGTAAISNKELLEKSLQAYGDKIAVGIDAKNNMVCGSGWLETSEREYIEFGKELYAMGVRTFIVTDISKDGTLNGVNIEMLKKFKEEVTSNVIASGGIRDIQDINALIKMNIYGAITGKAIYSGKLDLKEAIEASKKGR, from the coding sequence ATGATAATCCTACCAGCAATAGATATTAGAGGTGGCAAAGCTGTAAGGCTGTACAAGGGTGATTATGATAAAGAAGAGGTAGTAGACTCAGATGTTGTTAAGAGAGCAAAAGAGTTTGAGACCTTGGGCGCTGAATATATTCATATAGTTGATTTGGATGGAGCTAAAGAGGGGAAGACAGTAAATAAAGAATTGATTTTTGAAGTAATAAAGAACGTAAACGTGCCAATAGAAATAGGAGGAGGCATAAGAAATTTTGAAACAGTAAAAGAGTATGTTGAAAATGGAGTAGAAAGAGTCATTTTAGGAACAGCAGCCATAAGCAACAAAGAGTTATTAGAAAAGAGTTTACAAGCATATGGAGATAAAATTGCTGTGGGTATAGATGCTAAGAATAACATGGTTTGTGGTTCTGGATGGCTTGAAACTAGTGAAAGAGAGTATATAGAGTTTGGTAAGGAATTATATGCTATGGGTGTAAGGACCTTTATAGTAACAGATATATCAAAGGATGGAACCTTAAATGGAGTTAACATAGAAATGCTTAAAAAATTTAAAGAAGAGGTTACTTCTAATGTTATAGCATCAGGTGGAATTAGAGATATACAAGACATAAATGCTCTTATAAAAATGAACATTTATGGAGCAATAACCGGAAAGGCCATATATTCAGGAAAGTTAGATTTAAAAGAAGCCATTGAAGCAAGTAAAAAGGGGCGATAA
- the hisH gene encoding imidazole glycerol phosphate synthase subunit HisH, with protein MIVVIDYGMGNLKSVVNGLKYLNIDCKISSDEKEIRESSKLILPGVGAFNKGMENLKASQLDKIIIEEARKGKPILGICLGMQLLFDKSYEIEETQGLSLINGEVVKFQCDAKIPHMGWNSLDFKKEDNILYGTEEESFVYFVHSYYAEMQNKEEMVATCTYGGIEVPAIVRRENIIGMQFHPEKSGDIGLNLLKNFKELI; from the coding sequence ATGATTGTTGTTATAGATTATGGCATGGGAAACTTGAAAAGTGTTGTTAATGGACTAAAATATCTTAATATAGATTGTAAAATATCAAGTGATGAAAAAGAAATAAGAGAAAGTAGCAAATTAATTCTTCCTGGAGTAGGTGCTTTTAATAAAGGAATGGAAAATTTAAAGGCATCTCAATTGGATAAAATAATAATAGAAGAAGCGAGAAAGGGCAAACCTATATTAGGAATTTGTCTTGGAATGCAGCTGTTATTTGATAAAAGTTATGAAATTGAAGAAACTCAAGGACTTTCATTAATTAATGGAGAAGTAGTAAAATTCCAATGCGATGCAAAGATACCTCATATGGGATGGAATTCTCTTGACTTTAAAAAAGAAGATAATATTTTATATGGTACGGAAGAAGAAAGTTTTGTGTATTTTGTTCATTCATACTATGCTGAGATGCAAAACAAAGAGGAAATGGTTGCAACATGCACTTATGGAGGGATTGAGGTACCAGCAATAGTTAGAAGAGAAAATATAATAGGAATGCAGTTTCATCCTGAAAAGAGTGGAGATATAGGACTTAATCTATTAAAAAACTTTAAGGAGCTGATATAA
- the hisB gene encoding imidazoleglycerol-phosphate dehydratase HisB, whose protein sequence is MQERVAAYSRKTKETSIEIMMNLDGEGKSNISTGVGFFDHMLNLFSFHSGIDLDAKVTGDLWIDDHHMVEDFGISLGCAIKTALGDKKGINRYGTCYLPMDESLAFVTLDISGRPYLVFEAEFNRDSVGQFSTEMVEEFFRAVAFNAGITLHCKILYGKNDHHKIEALFKGFGRALRDAIAVTNDNIPSTKGVL, encoded by the coding sequence TTGCAGGAGAGGGTAGCTGCTTATAGTAGAAAAACTAAAGAAACAAGTATAGAAATAATGATGAACCTTGATGGTGAAGGTAAAAGCAACATAAGTACAGGAGTTGGCTTTTTTGATCATATGCTAAATTTATTTTCATTTCACAGTGGAATAGATTTGGATGCAAAGGTAACTGGTGACTTATGGATTGATGATCATCATATGGTTGAAGATTTTGGTATAAGTTTAGGGTGTGCCATAAAAACAGCATTAGGAGATAAAAAAGGAATAAATAGATATGGAACTTGCTATTTACCTATGGATGAATCTTTAGCATTTGTAACTTTAGATATTAGTGGGAGACCATATTTAGTTTTTGAAGCTGAGTTTAATAGAGATAGTGTTGGTCAATTTTCTACTGAAATGGTAGAAGAATTTTTTAGGGCTGTAGCCTTTAATGCAGGGATAACACTTCATTGCAAGATTTTATATGGAAAGAATGATCATCATAAAATAGAAGCTCTTTTTAAAGGATTTGGAAGAGCGTTAAGAGATGCTATTGCGGTTACTAATGATAATATACCATCTACTAAAGGGGTTCTTTAA
- the hisC gene encoding histidinol-phosphate transaminase yields the protein MAEFNGYTAEMGEAKIRLNGNESFNDIYKEYLSESLENGLELNRYPEDESIELRKAYGKYVGVSEKNIIVGNGSDEMLQLIIGARIKKGKKFLTVCPDFSMYDFYVASYDGEIIKHDFYNNGEFDLEGFIEKGKSENVSLIMFSNPNNPTGGVLTEESIIRILEEFKDIDVVVDEAYVEFYGNSMIKYISKYKNLIVTRTLSKAWGLAAIRVGFLIANQEKIEELIKYKVPYNINSISQSIATSAINKPEIMEENLKIILAEREYLVKELKKIAENNQGKIKLYDTKSNFIYAQSEVKSEIIKALENFGIVIRNFNDDKFRLTVGSREDNSKIISIIERVLRGDNFAGFAGEGSCL from the coding sequence ATGGCAGAGTTTAATGGATATACGGCTGAAATGGGCGAAGCTAAGATAAGACTTAACGGTAATGAAAGTTTTAATGATATATATAAAGAGTACTTAAGTGAAAGTTTAGAAAATGGATTGGAGCTTAATAGATATCCGGAGGATGAATCTATTGAGCTTAGAAAAGCTTATGGAAAATATGTAGGAGTGAGCGAAAAAAATATTATAGTAGGTAATGGATCAGATGAGATGCTTCAGTTGATTATTGGTGCGAGAATAAAGAAAGGTAAGAAGTTTTTAACGGTTTGTCCCGATTTTTCTATGTATGATTTTTACGTGGCTTCTTATGATGGTGAGATAATCAAACATGACTTTTACAATAATGGTGAGTTTGATTTAGAAGGATTTATAGAAAAGGGAAAATCAGAAAATGTTAGCTTGATCATGTTTTCTAACCCGAACAATCCTACTGGTGGTGTTCTTACAGAAGAATCTATAATAAGAATACTTGAAGAATTTAAAGACATAGATGTTGTTGTTGATGAAGCATATGTTGAGTTTTACGGAAATAGCATGATTAAGTATATCAGCAAGTATAAAAATCTAATTGTTACTAGAACTTTATCAAAAGCGTGGGGGTTAGCTGCAATTAGAGTAGGATTCTTAATAGCAAATCAAGAAAAAATAGAGGAACTAATAAAATACAAGGTTCCATATAATATAAATTCTATTTCTCAAAGTATAGCTACTTCAGCTATAAATAAGCCAGAAATTATGGAAGAAAACTTAAAGATAATTTTAGCTGAAAGAGAATATTTAGTGAAAGAATTAAAGAAAATAGCAGAGAATAACCAGGGCAAGATAAAGCTTTATGATACGAAATCCAATTTCATTTATGCTCAATCAGAAGTTAAATCAGAAATTATAAAAGCTTTAGAGAACTTTGGAATAGTTATTAGAAATTTTAATGATGATAAATTCAGATTAACAGTTGGCTCAAGAGAGGATAATAGTAAAATTATCAGTATAATAGAAAGAGTTTTAAGGGGGGATAATTTTGCAGGATTTGCAGGAGAGGGTAGCTGCTTATAG
- the hisD gene encoding histidinol dehydrogenase: protein MFNIFQYSEDKYKEFVEILNQRKSQQSSNVTEKVQDILAKVKQEGDGALIELTEKFDGVVLKDLEVSNEELEEALSKIDDEFKNILEEAKKNIESYHNKMLQRSWCDFQEDGVFLGQKVVPLERVGVYVPGGTATYPSSVLMNIVPARVAGVKEIIMVTPPDKEGKINPAVAVAAKVAGIDKIYKVGGAQAIGALAYGTESIGKVDKIVGPGNIFVATAKKEVFGEVDIDMIAGPSEILVIADENANPKHVAADLLSQAEHDKLASSIFVTTSKKLMDETIEELKIQTSKLSRKEIIEESLENYGLFILCQSIDQAIELSNKIAPEHLELMISNVTENLPKVKNAGSIFLGYYTPEPVGDYFAGPNHVLPTAGTAKFFSPLSTESFLKKSSFLYYSQEKLNKEGNKIIKFAEQEGLTAHANSVRVRVEDGRV, encoded by the coding sequence ATGTTTAATATATTTCAGTATAGTGAAGATAAATATAAGGAATTTGTAGAGATTTTAAATCAGAGAAAAAGTCAACAAAGCAGTAATGTAACTGAAAAAGTTCAAGATATACTTGCAAAAGTTAAGCAAGAAGGCGATGGAGCCTTAATTGAATTAACAGAAAAGTTTGATGGAGTTGTATTAAAGGATTTAGAAGTCAGCAATGAAGAACTAGAAGAAGCTTTATCAAAAATAGATGATGAATTCAAAAATATCTTAGAAGAAGCAAAGAAAAATATTGAAAGTTATCATAATAAAATGCTTCAAAGATCTTGGTGTGATTTTCAAGAGGATGGAGTGTTTTTAGGGCAAAAGGTGGTGCCTCTTGAAAGAGTGGGGGTGTATGTTCCAGGTGGAACAGCAACATATCCTTCCTCAGTTCTTATGAATATAGTTCCAGCTAGAGTAGCTGGAGTTAAAGAAATCATTATGGTAACTCCTCCAGATAAAGAAGGAAAAATAAATCCAGCAGTAGCTGTGGCAGCAAAGGTTGCAGGAATTGATAAGATATATAAGGTTGGGGGAGCACAAGCAATAGGAGCTCTGGCTTATGGTACTGAAAGTATTGGAAAAGTAGACAAAATAGTGGGACCAGGAAATATATTTGTTGCTACTGCTAAGAAAGAAGTTTTTGGAGAAGTAGACATAGATATGATTGCAGGACCTAGTGAAATTTTAGTTATAGCTGATGAAAATGCAAATCCCAAACATGTAGCAGCTGATCTACTTTCGCAAGCAGAACATGATAAATTGGCTTCATCAATTTTTGTAACTACTTCAAAAAAGTTAATGGATGAGACTATAGAAGAATTGAAAATACAAACTAGTAAATTATCAAGAAAAGAGATTATAGAAGAATCACTTGAAAACTATGGGCTGTTTATTTTATGTCAGAGTATTGATCAGGCAATAGAGTTATCCAATAAAATAGCACCAGAACATTTAGAACTAATGATTAGTAATGTAACAGAAAACTTACCTAAAGTTAAGAATGCAGGTTCAATATTTTTAGGGTATTATACTCCTGAACCAGTAGGAGATTATTTTGCTGGCCCTAATCACGTATTACCAACTGCAGGAACTGCTAAATTCTTTTCTCCTCTATCAACAGAGAGTTTCTTAAAGAAATCTTCATTTTTATACTATTCCCAAGAGAAGCTTAATAAAGAGGGAAATAAAATAATTAAATTTGCAGAACAAGAAGGGTTAACTGCTCATGCAAATTCAGTGAGGGTGAGGGTTGAAGATGGCAGAGTTTAA